A single region of the Ursus arctos isolate Adak ecotype North America unplaced genomic scaffold, UrsArc2.0 scaffold_10, whole genome shotgun sequence genome encodes:
- the UPF3A gene encoding regulator of nonsense transcripts 3A isoform X11, whose amino-acid sequence MRSEKEGVGGSGAAVAARGSSGREKLSAVEVQFRRESPRREPEVPPTSSFGCGGVTGKPREEKKTVLSKVVIRRLPPSLTKEQLEEQLHPLPAHDYFEFFTADLSLYPHLYSRAYINFRNPDDILLFRDRFDGYIFIDSKGLEYPAVVEFAPFQKIAKKKLKRKDAQTGSIEDDPEYKKFLETYCVEEEKPNANPETLLGDIEAKTRELIGGCDSAQDAAAV is encoded by the exons ATGCGGTcagagaaggagggggtgggaggctcCGGGGCGGCCGTTGCTGCGCGGGGCTCGAGCGGGAGAGAAAAGCTGTCGGCTGTGGAAGTACAGTTCCGCCGGGAGTCGCCGCGGCGAGAACCAGAGGTGCCACCGACCTCGTCCTTCGGCTGTGGGGGTGTTACAGGCAAACCTCGCGAGGAGAAGAAGACGGTTCTGAgcaag GTGGTGATCCGGCGGCTTCCTCCCAGCCTCACCAAGGAGCAGCTGGAGGAGCAGCTGCACCCGCTGCCCGCGCACGACTACTTCGAGTTCTTCACCGCCGACTTGAG TCTTTATCCTCATCTTTACTCAAGAGCATACATTAATTTTAGAAATCCTGATGACATCCTTCTTTTTAGAGATCGTTTTGATGGCTATATCTTCATTGACAGTAAAG GCCTAGAATATCCTGCAGTGGTAGAGTTCGCCCCATTCCAGAAGATAGCCAAAAAGAAGCTAAAGAGAAAAGATGCCCAAACTGGAAGCATTGAAGACG atCCAGAATATAAGAAGTTTTTGGAAACTTACTGTGTGGAGGAAGAGAAACCTAATGCCAATCCCGAAACTCTTCTGGGAGACATAGAGGCAAAGACAAGAGAACTTATTG GTGGTTGTGACAGTGCCCAGGATGCAGCAGCCGTCT AG
- the UPF3A gene encoding regulator of nonsense transcripts 3A isoform X7 encodes MRSEKEGVGGSGAAVAARGSSGREKLSAVEVQFRRESPRREPEVPPTSSFGCGGVTGKPREEKKTVLSKVVIRRLPPSLTKEQLEEQLHPLPAHDYFEFFTADLSLYPHLYSRAYINFRNPDDILLFRDRFDGYIFIDSKGLEYPAVVEFAPFQKIAKKKLKRKDAQTGSIEDDPEYKKFLETYCVEEEKPNANPETLLGDIEAKTRELIARRTTPLLEYIRNRKLEKQRIREEKREERRRRELEKKRLREEEKRKKREEERCKRKEADRQKRAAEREVRIKLLKKPEKGEEPTEKPKERHEEVDIGDGKREPCASCAVLKPTPLGSSPEEPREKSQNDSDKEQREMERRFREKEPETQRCHMDDSRKHRAHCEFDKFSRRNEEEPKWGKGVPPDRGKKGSQDSGIPVEAAERPGREHRSESGPAPKAERPGNKDRPALQLYQPGARIRARETGGGTSVEGRDGSRGEAEDSAWAGPQKSEEAGHLPQTGKDLQA; translated from the exons ATGCGGTcagagaaggagggggtgggaggctcCGGGGCGGCCGTTGCTGCGCGGGGCTCGAGCGGGAGAGAAAAGCTGTCGGCTGTGGAAGTACAGTTCCGCCGGGAGTCGCCGCGGCGAGAACCAGAGGTGCCACCGACCTCGTCCTTCGGCTGTGGGGGTGTTACAGGCAAACCTCGCGAGGAGAAGAAGACGGTTCTGAgcaag GTGGTGATCCGGCGGCTTCCTCCCAGCCTCACCAAGGAGCAGCTGGAGGAGCAGCTGCACCCGCTGCCCGCGCACGACTACTTCGAGTTCTTCACCGCCGACTTGAG TCTTTATCCTCATCTTTACTCAAGAGCATACATTAATTTTAGAAATCCTGATGACATCCTTCTTTTTAGAGATCGTTTTGATGGCTATATCTTCATTGACAGTAAAG GCCTAGAATATCCTGCAGTGGTAGAGTTCGCCCCATTCCAGAAGATAGCCAAAAAGAAGCTAAAGAGAAAAGATGCCCAAACTGGAAGCATTGAAGACG atCCAGAATATAAGAAGTTTTTGGAAACTTACTGTGTGGAGGAAGAGAAACCTAATGCCAATCCCGAAACTCTTCTGGGAGACATAGAGGCAAAGACAAGAGAACTTATTG CTAGAAGAACCACACCTCTTTTGGAAtatattagaaatagaaaattagagAAGCAG AGGATTCGAGAAGAGAAGCGAGAAGAGcgaaggaggagggagctggagaagaagCGTTTacgggaagaagaaaagagaaagaagagagaagaggagaggtgtaagaggaaagaggcagacagacagaagagAGCGGCTGAGAGAGAAGTAAGGATTAAG CTTCTTAAGAAACCAGAAAAGGGGGAGGAACCAACTGAGAAGCCAAAAGAAAGACACGAGGAAGTGGATATCGGAGATGGAAAACGGGAGCCCTGTGCTAGCTGTGCTGTCCTGAAGCCCACGCCCTTGGGGAGCTCACCGGAGGAGCCCAGGGAAAA GTCACAGAATGACAGTGATaaagagcaaagggaaatggagagaagatTTCGAGAAAAAGAGCCTGAAACACAGAGATGCCACATGGATGACAGCAGAAAGCACAGAGCTCACTGTGAGTTTGACAAGTTTTCAAGGAGAAACGAAGAAGAGCCAAAATGGGGGAAAGGAGTCCccccagacagagggaagaaggggagccAGGACAGTGGCATCCCTGTGGAGGCAGCAGAGCGGCCTGGGAGAGAGCACAGAAGTGAAAGCGGCCCAGCACCCAAAGCGGAGCGCCCAGGAAACAAG GATCGGCCGGCCTTGCAGCTGTACCAGCCGGGAGCTCGCATCCGAGCACGAGAAACTGGCGGGGGAACCTCTGTGGAGGGCCGTGATGGGAGCAGGGGCGAGGCTGAAGATTCTGCATGGGCTGGTCCCCAGAAGAGTGAAGAGGCAGG
- the UPF3A gene encoding regulator of nonsense transcripts 3A isoform X9 — translation MRSEKEGVGGSGAAVAARGSSGREKLSAVEVQFRRESPRREPEVPPTSSFGCGGVTGKPREEKKTVLSKVVIRRLPPSLTKEQLEEQLHPLPAHDYFEFFTADLSLYPHLYSRAYINFRNPDDILLFRDRFDGYIFIDSKGLEYPAVVEFAPFQKIAKKKLKRKDAQTGSIEDDPEYKKFLETYCVEEEKPNANPETLLGDIEAKTRELIEDSRREARRAKEEGAGEEAFTGRRKEKEERRGEV, via the exons ATGCGGTcagagaaggagggggtgggaggctcCGGGGCGGCCGTTGCTGCGCGGGGCTCGAGCGGGAGAGAAAAGCTGTCGGCTGTGGAAGTACAGTTCCGCCGGGAGTCGCCGCGGCGAGAACCAGAGGTGCCACCGACCTCGTCCTTCGGCTGTGGGGGTGTTACAGGCAAACCTCGCGAGGAGAAGAAGACGGTTCTGAgcaag GTGGTGATCCGGCGGCTTCCTCCCAGCCTCACCAAGGAGCAGCTGGAGGAGCAGCTGCACCCGCTGCCCGCGCACGACTACTTCGAGTTCTTCACCGCCGACTTGAG TCTTTATCCTCATCTTTACTCAAGAGCATACATTAATTTTAGAAATCCTGATGACATCCTTCTTTTTAGAGATCGTTTTGATGGCTATATCTTCATTGACAGTAAAG GCCTAGAATATCCTGCAGTGGTAGAGTTCGCCCCATTCCAGAAGATAGCCAAAAAGAAGCTAAAGAGAAAAGATGCCCAAACTGGAAGCATTGAAGACG atCCAGAATATAAGAAGTTTTTGGAAACTTACTGTGTGGAGGAAGAGAAACCTAATGCCAATCCCGAAACTCTTCTGGGAGACATAGAGGCAAAGACAAGAGAACTTATTG AGGATTCGAGAAGAGAAGCGAGAAGAGcgaaggaggagggagctggagaagaagCGTTTacgggaagaagaaaagagaaagaagagagaagaggagaggtgtaa
- the UPF3A gene encoding regulator of nonsense transcripts 3A isoform X10 has product MRSEKEGVGGSGAAVAARGSSGREKLSAVEVQFRRESPRREPEVPPTSSFGCGGVTGKPREEKKTVLSKVVIRRLPPSLTKEQLEEQLHPLPAHDYFEFFTADLSLYPHLYSRAYINFRNPDDILLFRDRFDGYIFIDSKGLEYPAVVEFAPFQKIAKKKLKRKDAQTGSIEDDPEYKKFLETYCVEEEKPNANPETLLGDIEAKTRELIGGCDSAQDAAAVCLESAVE; this is encoded by the exons ATGCGGTcagagaaggagggggtgggaggctcCGGGGCGGCCGTTGCTGCGCGGGGCTCGAGCGGGAGAGAAAAGCTGTCGGCTGTGGAAGTACAGTTCCGCCGGGAGTCGCCGCGGCGAGAACCAGAGGTGCCACCGACCTCGTCCTTCGGCTGTGGGGGTGTTACAGGCAAACCTCGCGAGGAGAAGAAGACGGTTCTGAgcaag GTGGTGATCCGGCGGCTTCCTCCCAGCCTCACCAAGGAGCAGCTGGAGGAGCAGCTGCACCCGCTGCCCGCGCACGACTACTTCGAGTTCTTCACCGCCGACTTGAG TCTTTATCCTCATCTTTACTCAAGAGCATACATTAATTTTAGAAATCCTGATGACATCCTTCTTTTTAGAGATCGTTTTGATGGCTATATCTTCATTGACAGTAAAG GCCTAGAATATCCTGCAGTGGTAGAGTTCGCCCCATTCCAGAAGATAGCCAAAAAGAAGCTAAAGAGAAAAGATGCCCAAACTGGAAGCATTGAAGACG atCCAGAATATAAGAAGTTTTTGGAAACTTACTGTGTGGAGGAAGAGAAACCTAATGCCAATCCCGAAACTCTTCTGGGAGACATAGAGGCAAAGACAAGAGAACTTATTG GTGGTTGTGACAGTGCCCAGGATGCAGCAGCCGTCT GTCTTGAAAGCGCTGTGGAATAG
- the UPF3A gene encoding regulator of nonsense transcripts 3A isoform X12 — MRSEKEGVGGSGAAVAARGSSGREKLSAVEVQFRRESPRREPEVPPTSSFGCGGVTGKPREEKKTVLSKVVIRRLPPSLTKEQLEEQLHPLPAHDYFEFFTADLSLYPHLYSRAYINFRNPDDILLFRDRFDGYIFIDSKGLEYPAVVEFAPFQKIAKKKLKRKDAQTGSIEDDPEYKKFLETYCVEEEKPNANPETLLGDIEAKTRELIGLESAVE, encoded by the exons ATGCGGTcagagaaggagggggtgggaggctcCGGGGCGGCCGTTGCTGCGCGGGGCTCGAGCGGGAGAGAAAAGCTGTCGGCTGTGGAAGTACAGTTCCGCCGGGAGTCGCCGCGGCGAGAACCAGAGGTGCCACCGACCTCGTCCTTCGGCTGTGGGGGTGTTACAGGCAAACCTCGCGAGGAGAAGAAGACGGTTCTGAgcaag GTGGTGATCCGGCGGCTTCCTCCCAGCCTCACCAAGGAGCAGCTGGAGGAGCAGCTGCACCCGCTGCCCGCGCACGACTACTTCGAGTTCTTCACCGCCGACTTGAG TCTTTATCCTCATCTTTACTCAAGAGCATACATTAATTTTAGAAATCCTGATGACATCCTTCTTTTTAGAGATCGTTTTGATGGCTATATCTTCATTGACAGTAAAG GCCTAGAATATCCTGCAGTGGTAGAGTTCGCCCCATTCCAGAAGATAGCCAAAAAGAAGCTAAAGAGAAAAGATGCCCAAACTGGAAGCATTGAAGACG atCCAGAATATAAGAAGTTTTTGGAAACTTACTGTGTGGAGGAAGAGAAACCTAATGCCAATCCCGAAACTCTTCTGGGAGACATAGAGGCAAAGACAAGAGAACTTATTG GTCTTGAAAGCGCTGTGGAATAG